One region of Manis pentadactyla isolate mManPen7 chromosome 9, mManPen7.hap1, whole genome shotgun sequence genomic DNA includes:
- the MRGPRG gene encoding mas-related G-protein coupled receptor member G — protein MFGLWRTFNSVVFYLSLAVGLGGLVGNGLVLWHLGLHIKKGPFSVYILHLAAADFLFLACQVGFSVVQAALGAQDTLYFAVAFTGFSVGLWLLAAFSAERCLSAVFPSGCQRCRPRHTAGVVCGLVWALSPPAVLLTGNACGLLRSSARPLTCLRYHSASVVWLLSLVCAACVAGLVLFVWVACCSQRQRPKFYGIVLGSVLLLLFCGLPFVLYWSLRPLLNLLLPVFPPLAAFLACVHSSSRPLIYFTVGRQPGRREPLRAVLQRALGEEAALGAASLPMGLM, from the coding sequence ATGTTCGGGCTCTGGAGAACCTTCAACAGCGTCGTTTTCTACCTCAGCCTGGCCGTCGGCCTCGGAGGCCTGGTGGGCAACGGGCTCGTCCTCTGGCACCTCGGCTTGCACATCAAGAAGGGCCCCTTCTCCGTGTACATCCTCCACCTGGCCGCTGCGGACTTCCTGTTCCTCGCCTGCCAGGTGGGCTTCTCCGTCGTGCAGGCCGCCCTGGGCGCCCAGGACACCCTCTACTTCGCAGTCGCCTTCACCGGGTTCTCCGTGGGGCTCTGGCTGCTGGCGGCCTTCAGCGCCGAGCGCTGCCTCTCTGCAGTCTTCCCCTCCGGCTGCCAGCGCTGCCGCCCCAGACACACAGCGGGCGTCGTCTGCGGCCTGGTCTGGGCCCTGAGCCCGCCGGCCGTGCTGCTGACCGGCAACGCCTGCGGCCTGCTGCGCAGTAGCGCGCGCCCCCTGACCTGCCTGCGGTACCACTCGGCCAGCGTCGTGTGGCTGCTGTCCCTGGTCTGCGCGGCCTGCGTGGCCGGACTCGTCCTGTTCGTCTGGGTGGCCTGCTGTTCCCAGCGCCAGCGCCCCAAGTTCTACGGCATCGTCCTGGGCTCTGTGCTGCTGCTGCTCTTCTGCGGCCTGCCCTTCGTCCTCTACTGGAGCCTGCGGCCCCTCCTGAACCTCCTGCTGCCCGTGTTCCCCCCGCTGGCCGCCTTCCTGGCCTGCGTCCACAGCAGCTCCAGGCCGCTCATCTACTTCACGGTGGGCCGGCAGCCCGGCAGGCGGGAGCCGCTGCGCGCGGTTCTCCAGAGGGCCCTCGGGGAGGAGGCCGCGCTGGGGGCCGCGTCCCTGCCCATGGGCCTCATGTAG